A region of Pseudorasbora parva isolate DD20220531a chromosome 14, ASM2467924v1, whole genome shotgun sequence DNA encodes the following proteins:
- the kat14 gene encoding cysteine-rich protein 2-binding protein produces MDSGDQRGLTAQDEETMCTSASEGLEEGEVEGETLLIVESEDQASVDLSHDQSGDSMNSDVGEDGEGSWNEDMSFYCEKCHKWIPAAQLRGEQPSYLKGDNFFKFTCSDCAEDGKESFERMRLTWQQVVMLAMYNLSLEGTGRQGYFRWKEDICAFISRHWTFLLGSRKKTSTWWSTVAGCLSVGSPTFFRSGAQEFGEPGWWKLVQNRPPTLRPEGEKSSAASIKAKAVSKPSLDPIITVEGLRKRGSRNPVESAMQLKEKRSRTQEAKEIRRAQKEAAGFLDRSASSTPVKLGNRVRRPEPYLEKGEVIDFSSLSSSDRTPLTSPSPSPSPDFSAPGTPASHSATPSLLSEADLIPDVMPPQALFHDDEELDAEGVIDPGMEYIPPPSMPLATGTIMVRKKLRPAELIKQELESEDEERGRDCDEDEGQDEGLLPAGRGRGIERRKVLQDKGEGCVSSPTPRYTFISLYEERMLLHKLEACPQALAVTPQAKRLQRKLLVRQAKRERGLPLLDVDQAVSATLSLVGGVYGAQGGLASHRTSREEKYRTTSQDLRILDRFQSTVSIRKGFYQSTVSFWHRLMGSDACMDQTIKSPYTSRVLKPYIRRDYESRPLKLRLLSEIRAYHHRKDPTWVAEADAPIDYCYVRPNHIPSVNSMCQEIFWPGIDLSECLQYPDFSVVVLYKKIVVGFGFMVPDVKYNEAYISFLLVHPEWRRAGIATFMIYHLIQTCMGKDVTLHVSASNPAMLLYQKFGFKTEEYILDFYDKYYPVDSKECRHAFFLRLRR; encoded by the exons ATGGACAGCGGGGACCAGAGGGGTCTCACGGCTCAGGACGAGGAGACCATGTGCACGTCAGCCTCTGAGGGTCTGGAGGAAGGCGAGGTGGAGGGAGAAACTCTCCTCATTGTGGAATCGGAGGACCAGGCGTCTGTGGATCTGTCTCATGACCAGAGCGGAGACTCTATGAACAGCGACGTCGGTGAGGACGGAGAGGGAAGCTGGAACGAGGACATGTCGTTCTACTGCGAAAAGTGCCACAAATGGATCCCGGCCG CCCAGCTACGTGGAGAGCAGCCCAGCTACCTGAAAGGAGACAACTTCTTCAAGTTCACCTGCTCGGACTGTGCGGAAGACGGGAAGGAGAGTTTTGAGAGGATGAGGCTGACCTGGCAGCAG gtGGTTATGTTGGCCATGTATAACCTGTCTTTAGAGGGCACCGGACGACAAGGTTACTTCAGATGGAAGGAAGATATTTGTGCATTTATCAGTCGGCACTGGACGTTCCTACTTGGTTCCAG AAAGAAGACGTCAACGTGGTGGAGCACCGTGGCAGGGTGTCTGTCTGTCGGCAGCCCAACCTTTTTCCGCTCCGGTGCACAGGAATTCGGAGAACCCGGCTGGTGGAAGCTAGTCCAGAACCGCCCACCTACTCTACGGCCTGAGGGGGAGAAAAGCTCGGCAGCCTCAATAAAGGCCAAAG CTGTGTCGAAGCCGTCCCTTGACCCCATAATCACTGTGGAGGGTTTGAGGAAGCGTGGAAGTCGGAACCCAGTGGAGAGCGCCATGCAACTGAAAGAAAAGCGTTCCCGAACACAGGAGGCAAAAGAGATCCGGCGTGCACAGAAGGAGGCGGCCGGGTTTCTCGACCGCAGTGCCTCATCCACACCTGTAAAACTGGGCAACCGTGTGCGGCGGCCTGAGCCGTATCTGGAGAAGGGTGAAGTCATTGACTTTTCTTCTCTCAGCTCATCGGACAGAACCCCGCTCACCTCTCCCTCCCCCTCGCCCTCGCCCGATTTCTCCGCCCCCGGAACGCCAGCCTCACACTCTGCTACGCCCAGTCTGCTGTCAGAGGCCGATCTCATCCCGGATGTCATGCCCCCTCAAGCTCTTTTCCACG ATGATGAAGAATTGGATGCTGAGGGTGTTATCGATCCCGGGATGGAGTATATTCCCCCTCCCAGCATGCCTTTGGCCACTGGCACCATCATGGTCAGGAAAAAGCTACGTCCAGCCGAGCTGATCAAACAAGAACTGGAGAGCGAAGACGAGGAGAGGGGTAGAGATTGCGATGAAGACGAGGGTCAGGATGAAGGCTTGTTGCCGGCGGGACGGGGGCGCGGGATTGAGCGGAGGAAGGTTCTCCAGGATAAGGGCGAGGGTTGCGTGTCTTCGCCCACCCCTCGTTACACGTTCATCAGCCTTTACGAGGAGCGCATGCTGCTCCACAAGCTGGAGGCCTGTCCGCAAGCGCTGGCCGTCACGCCACAGGCCAAGAGGCTGCAACGCAAGCTACTCGTGCGGCAGGCAAAACGAGAGCGAGGGCTTCCCCTGCTGGATGTGGATCAGGCAGTGAGCGCTACACTCAGCCTGGTGGGGGGCGTGTACGGGGCACAAGGGGGCTTGGCCAGCCACAGGACAAGCAGGGAGGAGAAATACAGAACCACCAGCCAGGATCTTCGTATACTCGATCGCTTTCAG TCAACAGTGTCCATAAGGAAAGGGTTCTATCAGTCCACAGTGTCCTTCTGGCACAGGCTGATGGGTTCTGATGCCTGCATGGATCAGACCATCAAGAGTCCCTACACATCCAGAGTGCTCAAGCCGTACATCAG GAGAGACTACGAGAGTCGACCGCTGAAGCTGCGTTTACTCTCAGAGATCCGTGCGTACCATCACAGGAAGGACCCGACTTGGGTAGCTGAAGCTGACGCACCTATAGACTACTGCTACgtacggcccaatcacatcccTTCAGTCAACTCCATGTGCCAAGAAATCTTCTGGCCTG GTATCGACTTATCAGAGTGCCTCCAGTACCCAGACTTCAGCGTGGTGGTGCTATACAAGAAAATTGTGGTTGGTTTTGGCTTCATGGTGCCAGATGTGAAGTACAACGAGGCCTACATCTCCTTCCTGCTGGTGCATCCGGAATGGAGGCGAGCTGGTATCGCCACGTTCATGATTTACCATCTCATTCAG ACATGCATGGGAAAGGATGTGACACTACACGTATCGGCGAGCAACCCTGCCATGCTGCTCTACCAGAAGTTCGGCTTCAAGACAGAGGAGTACATCCTGGACTTTTATGATAAATACTACCCGGTGGACAGCAAAGAGTGCAGACACGCATTCTTTCTGCGCTTGCGCCGCTGA
- the dzank1 gene encoding double zinc ribbon and ankyrin repeat-containing protein 1 isoform X1 gives MTAGSVAAPQIIPIRMPPPGKAKNEIDSCTPVEIKSESSDVSVLYTLDGSKPEAMKRLGSGGITLKFTEPIHLPVGKVSVRAMAVTTDGRQSAVVTKVFIVEPPASDEDLTADQKGDSLKINGKDDSLKNLKGSENGAGVSSIKYLDIPGSDSRRALKGPRFLSQRLGPGSSARLTIENTQNQSSDVVESPLRNLTSTQISRIQRETDFLRCPKCLNHRPSDPFARFCLHCGSPVPPIPGQRLPPTEGGQMGLCVHCKTMVPLNTATCVVCESPLAEQLQPQASLRLQDKLICGSCGTGNPSHITHCVTCESQLLQQTTPILSGQRAAPVPSSQGKMVSCSKCYRVNHSDARFCDWCGAKPGHKASSVICSQCGASCHPYSNYCGGCGVFLDGPPRTPSQVNQGQDTQEADLSSATWQAVPVPESTTVPPAGGLRMCADAQTQTVGLFFPSNTELKKRSQQREAELSRQEQMSDRKPLLTAISPGRGFWRKQLDHICAHLRSYTQNNNEFRALIGEPRLGRMISAVIQEDSYEVSLRINFISASPEGSRSSSAGQQSRSVGSESQNLSAVTEGSNSASPESNINTAGSSAKKKKQKKIWTSDATEKQSESKDSVLLKEVGPEGRGRISMVQQLLEEGADPACLGSDGRPVLVAAVLNGHHDVIPVLVQREADVNQASGPLNNTALHEAAALGNEGLKSVEILLGCNASIRKQNDRGQTPYDVAVATGSSSVVSLMAAHMGQGLLQRHTKARSASGLDTFS, from the exons ATGACAGCAGGTTCAGTGGCAGCACCTCAAATAATTCCCATTCGCATGCCTCCTCCAGGTAAAGCCAAGAATGAGATTGACTCCTGCACTCCTGTTGAGATCAAATCCG AATCCTCTGATGTGAGTGTGCTGTACACGCTGGACGGCAGTAAGCCGGAGGCGATGAAGAGGCTGGGCTCTGGTGGCATCACTCTGAAGTTTACTGAACCTATTCACTTGCCTGTGGGAAAAGTGTCCGTGAGAGCCATGGCTGTCACCAC CGATGGCCGGCAGAGTGCTGTTGTCACCAAGGTTTTCATAGTGGAGCCGCCTGcttcagatgaggatctgactGCGGACCAAAAGGGTGACTCTTTGAAGATCAATGGCAAGGAT GATTCATTAAAGAATTTGAAGGGGAGCGAAAATGGAGCTGGCGTTTCCTCTATTAAATATTTAG ATATTCCTGGGAGTGACTCTCGCAGAGCTCTGAAAGGCCCTCGATTCCTCTCACAGCGTCTCGGCCCCGGTTCATCTGCACGGCTGACAATTGAAAACACGCAA AACCAGAGTTCAGATGTTGTGGAAAGTCCCTTAAGAAACTTGACAAGCACTCAGATATCACGGATCCAGAGAGAGACAGATTTCCTTAG ATGTCCAAAGTGCCTGAATCATCGCCCTTCAGACCCTTTTGCCCGATTCTGTCTGCACTGTGGATCACCAGTACCCCCAATACCTGGTCAAAGACTCCCCCCTACTGAAGGAGGACAG ATGGGTCTATGTGTGCACTGTAAAACCATGGTGCCTCTCAATACGGCCACATGCGTGGTGTGCGAGTCTCCATTGGCTGAACAACTGCAGCCACAGGCTAGTCTGAGACTACAG GATAAGTTAATCTGTGGCTCGTGTGGGACAGGAAACCCGTCTCACATCACACACTGTGTCACTTGTGAATCCCAGCTGCTTCAGCAAACCACA CCCATTTTAAGTGGACAGAGAGCTGCACCTGTACCCAGTTCACAGGGCAAAATGGTCTCCTGCTCCAAGTGCTATAGAGTCAACCACTCAGATGCTCGATTCTGTGACTGGTGTGGTGCAAAG CCCGGCCACAAAGCCAGCTCTGTGATATGTTCTCAGTGTGGAGCTAGCTGCCACCCATACTCTAATTACTGCGGAGGCTGTGGTGTCTTCCTGGACGGCCCACCCAGGACGCCCTCACAAGTAAACCAAGGACAGGACACACAGGAAGCTGATCTG TCCTCAGCCACCTGGCAGGCGGTTCCTGTGCCTGAATCTACAACCGTGCCTCCAGCTGGGGGTTTGCGCATGTGTGCAGATGCACAGACGCAGACAGTGGGGCTGTTTTTCCCATCCAACACTGAGCTGAAAAAACGGAGCCAACAGAGGGAGGCGGAGCTTAGCAGACAGGAACAGATGAGTGACAGGAAGCCCCTTCTCACTGCCATTAGTCCAGGCCGAG GGTTCTGGAGGAAGCAGCTGGATCACATCTGCGCTCATCTGCGCAGTTACACTCAGAATAATAACGAGTTCAGAGCTCTGATTGGAGAACCTCGGCTGGGCAGA ATGATCTCTGCTGTTATTCAGGAGGACAGCTATGAAGTCAGTCTGCGCATCAATTTCATCAGTGCGTCACCGGAGGGATCCAGG TCGTCTTCTGCAGGACAGCAGAGCCGATCTGTGGGATCAGAGAGTCAGAACCTCAGTGCCGTGACAGAAGGCAGTAATTCAGCCAGCCCGG AGAGTAACATTAATACAGCAGGATCCTCAGCcaaaaaaaagaagcagaaaAAGATCTGGACCTCAGACGCTACAGAAAAGCAGTCA GAGTCTAAAGACAGTGTTCTCCTTAAGGAGGTGGGACCTGAGGGGCGGGGCCGGATCTCAATGGTGCAGCAGTTATTGGAGGAG GGTGCTGATCCAGCATGTTTGGGAAGTGATGGGCGTCCTGTTTTGGTTGCTGCAGTGCTAAATGGGCATCACGATGTCATTCCTGTGCTGGTTCAGAGAGAAGCCGACGTTAACCAAGCATCTGGACC GTTGAATAACACGGCCCTGCATGAGGCTGCGGCTCTGGGAAATGAAGGTCTGAAGAGCGTTGAGATACTCCTGGG GTGTAACGCAAGTATCAGAAAGCAGAACGATCGGGGACAGACGCCGTATGATGTTGCCGTGGCCACCGGAAGCAGCTCTGTGGTCTCTCTAATGGCCGCTCACATGGGACAGGGTCTGCTACAGCGCCACACCAAGGCCAGGAGCGCGTCTGGACTGGATACGTTCTCATGA
- the dzank1 gene encoding double zinc ribbon and ankyrin repeat-containing protein 1 isoform X2 produces MSAVVTKVFIVEPPASDEDLTADQKGDSLKINGKDDSLKNLKGSENGAGVSSIKYLDIPGSDSRRALKGPRFLSQRLGPGSSARLTIENTQNQSSDVVESPLRNLTSTQISRIQRETDFLRCPKCLNHRPSDPFARFCLHCGSPVPPIPGQRLPPTEGGQMGLCVHCKTMVPLNTATCVVCESPLAEQLQPQASLRLQDKLICGSCGTGNPSHITHCVTCESQLLQQTTPILSGQRAAPVPSSQGKMVSCSKCYRVNHSDARFCDWCGAKPGHKASSVICSQCGASCHPYSNYCGGCGVFLDGPPRTPSQVNQGQDTQEADLSSATWQAVPVPESTTVPPAGGLRMCADAQTQTVGLFFPSNTELKKRSQQREAELSRQEQMSDRKPLLTAISPGRGFWRKQLDHICAHLRSYTQNNNEFRALIGEPRLGRMISAVIQEDSYEVSLRINFISASPEGSRSSSAGQQSRSVGSESQNLSAVTEGSNSASPESNINTAGSSAKKKKQKKIWTSDATEKQSESKDSVLLKEVGPEGRGRISMVQQLLEEGADPACLGSDGRPVLVAAVLNGHHDVIPVLVQREADVNQASGPLNNTALHEAAALGNEGLKSVEILLGCNASIRKQNDRGQTPYDVAVATGSSSVVSLMAAHMGQGLLQRHTKARSASGLDTFS; encoded by the exons ATG AGTGCTGTTGTCACCAAGGTTTTCATAGTGGAGCCGCCTGcttcagatgaggatctgactGCGGACCAAAAGGGTGACTCTTTGAAGATCAATGGCAAGGAT GATTCATTAAAGAATTTGAAGGGGAGCGAAAATGGAGCTGGCGTTTCCTCTATTAAATATTTAG ATATTCCTGGGAGTGACTCTCGCAGAGCTCTGAAAGGCCCTCGATTCCTCTCACAGCGTCTCGGCCCCGGTTCATCTGCACGGCTGACAATTGAAAACACGCAA AACCAGAGTTCAGATGTTGTGGAAAGTCCCTTAAGAAACTTGACAAGCACTCAGATATCACGGATCCAGAGAGAGACAGATTTCCTTAG ATGTCCAAAGTGCCTGAATCATCGCCCTTCAGACCCTTTTGCCCGATTCTGTCTGCACTGTGGATCACCAGTACCCCCAATACCTGGTCAAAGACTCCCCCCTACTGAAGGAGGACAG ATGGGTCTATGTGTGCACTGTAAAACCATGGTGCCTCTCAATACGGCCACATGCGTGGTGTGCGAGTCTCCATTGGCTGAACAACTGCAGCCACAGGCTAGTCTGAGACTACAG GATAAGTTAATCTGTGGCTCGTGTGGGACAGGAAACCCGTCTCACATCACACACTGTGTCACTTGTGAATCCCAGCTGCTTCAGCAAACCACA CCCATTTTAAGTGGACAGAGAGCTGCACCTGTACCCAGTTCACAGGGCAAAATGGTCTCCTGCTCCAAGTGCTATAGAGTCAACCACTCAGATGCTCGATTCTGTGACTGGTGTGGTGCAAAG CCCGGCCACAAAGCCAGCTCTGTGATATGTTCTCAGTGTGGAGCTAGCTGCCACCCATACTCTAATTACTGCGGAGGCTGTGGTGTCTTCCTGGACGGCCCACCCAGGACGCCCTCACAAGTAAACCAAGGACAGGACACACAGGAAGCTGATCTG TCCTCAGCCACCTGGCAGGCGGTTCCTGTGCCTGAATCTACAACCGTGCCTCCAGCTGGGGGTTTGCGCATGTGTGCAGATGCACAGACGCAGACAGTGGGGCTGTTTTTCCCATCCAACACTGAGCTGAAAAAACGGAGCCAACAGAGGGAGGCGGAGCTTAGCAGACAGGAACAGATGAGTGACAGGAAGCCCCTTCTCACTGCCATTAGTCCAGGCCGAG GGTTCTGGAGGAAGCAGCTGGATCACATCTGCGCTCATCTGCGCAGTTACACTCAGAATAATAACGAGTTCAGAGCTCTGATTGGAGAACCTCGGCTGGGCAGA ATGATCTCTGCTGTTATTCAGGAGGACAGCTATGAAGTCAGTCTGCGCATCAATTTCATCAGTGCGTCACCGGAGGGATCCAGG TCGTCTTCTGCAGGACAGCAGAGCCGATCTGTGGGATCAGAGAGTCAGAACCTCAGTGCCGTGACAGAAGGCAGTAATTCAGCCAGCCCGG AGAGTAACATTAATACAGCAGGATCCTCAGCcaaaaaaaagaagcagaaaAAGATCTGGACCTCAGACGCTACAGAAAAGCAGTCA GAGTCTAAAGACAGTGTTCTCCTTAAGGAGGTGGGACCTGAGGGGCGGGGCCGGATCTCAATGGTGCAGCAGTTATTGGAGGAG GGTGCTGATCCAGCATGTTTGGGAAGTGATGGGCGTCCTGTTTTGGTTGCTGCAGTGCTAAATGGGCATCACGATGTCATTCCTGTGCTGGTTCAGAGAGAAGCCGACGTTAACCAAGCATCTGGACC GTTGAATAACACGGCCCTGCATGAGGCTGCGGCTCTGGGAAATGAAGGTCTGAAGAGCGTTGAGATACTCCTGGG GTGTAACGCAAGTATCAGAAAGCAGAACGATCGGGGACAGACGCCGTATGATGTTGCCGTGGCCACCGGAAGCAGCTCTGTGGTCTCTCTAATGGCCGCTCACATGGGACAGGGTCTGCTACAGCGCCACACCAAGGCCAGGAGCGCGTCTGGACTGGATACGTTCTCATGA